In Lentilactobacillus sp. SPB1-3, the sequence TTTCATCGATATTGTGTTTGGTCGCCTCATAGATGGTAAATTAAAAACTCAAGCAACTTTTGCCAAAATGGCTCGTGGTGAAATGGTTCGATTCGCTGCTGAAAACCAATTGACGGAAGTTAACGAATTGAAGAAATTCAATCATCTTGATTATGTGTATGATTCGATGAGCTCAACAGATACGAAGTACGTCTTCATAAAAAATGAAAATCAATGACATGACTAAATCATTATTAAAATACATTACCACCCATTTAAAATGATCCACCACTTGTCGAACCAAACGACAAGTTTTTTTATATTCCAAATTCCCAGTGCTACAATTAGTTCATGCTAAAGCAATATTAAAGTGGGGATTGAATATTATGGAACAACAACCGGATCAAAATCACTGGAAAGCCAACTTGAGCTACTTGATCGCAGCCCAAAACTTTTTCCTGTTTGGCTCTTCCGCTGTCTTTTTCGCAATTCTTTGGTACATTGCTCTCAAGTCATCTTCCGGCACTTGGATGATGTTAACCACCTTAGCAACTACTTTGCCACAAATTCTGATTTCACTGTGGGCCGGAACTTGGTCTGATAGATTTAAACGTCGAGATTTGCTAGTAATCGCCAGTGTCTTCACCTCGGTGTTCACGATCGTGATTGCAATTATTTATTATTTTTTGGATCGTAATCTCTGGTTACTACTTGCGATTGCCGCCATTCGATCATTAGGTAATGGAATCTCCACTCCCGTTGCAAACTCGTTACTTCCTGAATTAACGCCGAAAAATCGATTAACTCAGGCGAACGGAATCAATCAAACTGCTAATTCTATTTTGCTACTGATTTCACCACTTGTTAGTGGATATATTTTAGGAAACTTAGGAATTATCTATGTTTTCGTAATCGATTTAATTACTTCACTTGGTGGAATTGGTGTTTTGTTAATGATCAAAGAACCGGAAGTTAAGAAGTTTAGTCAAAATGAGGTTAAAGGTTCACTATCACAAATTACTAAAGGGCTCAGATATACTTTTGATAATCGTAGTCTAAGTTTACTAATGCTGTTTACCGTCGTCGGATTCATACTGATTGCCCCATCATCTCAACTATCAACTTTATTCGTTAAGAGAACCTTTGGCACGAACGTTTGGTTACTAACTTTTAACGAATTATTCTGGACGATTGGTGCTGCTCTAGGTGGTATCTTCATCTCCTTGCATTCAAAAATCGATAATAAAATCAAATGGATTACTTTAGGATTTATTGGCTCAGGATTCTGTTTCGCTGCTATGGGTGTTGTCAAACCATTCTGGGTATACCTAGTCTTTATGTTTGGTTCCGGTATTTGCATGCCAATCATTCAAGGTACTACTAACATCCTCATCCAAGAAACTGTCCCCAATGAATGGATGGGTCGAGTATTTTCAATTCTTCAAATCGTTTCAACTGGTATCTATCCAATTGCAATGCTATTCTTCGGACCATTAGCTGATGTGGTAGCTATTAAATGGATTTTAGTGGTCACTGGCTTATTGCTAGTCGTCTCTGCTATCGGTTTCTATGGCCGATTCAAAACCAAAAAGTTTTATATTAACTAAATAAACGTGAGCAACCAACATTTATTGTTGGTTACTCACGTTTTTTACTTAGTCAAAATTTGGGTGATACCTTCTTCAAAGGAAGTGATCTGAAAATCCGGAAATGCTTCCTGAAATTTATCAGATAGAAAAACGTTATCCACCTGATATCGCGGTAATAATTCTAAGGATTCTTTTAACGCAGGATTGAACCAACTGCCTAACTTAAACGTCCACATTATAACTACAGAATACTTAATCCTTTTCCCCAGTACTCGTTCTGAGATGTTGATCATTTCTTGATAAGTAATTCCCTTAGGTGTTGGCAAATGCCAAGTTTGACCATATGCAGAATCAGTATTACCAATTAATGCCATGGCCCGACTTGCATCTGGAGTCCAGATCAATGTCCGGACCACCTGATCATTGATAGGTACAAATGCTCGCTTCCCAGCTTTGATTCGATTGAAAATCATTGAGTTAGTAATACTTTTGGTATTATCTGGACCATAGAATTCCGGTGCACGACAGATTACCACTGGCAGTTCGCCAAGTTCAATTTCTGCAACTAGTCTTTCAGCCATTCTAGCTCGGACAGTTGATTTACGGCCTTCATGAATAATTGGACTAGTTTCTGTTTGAGGTGTCGCCGTCTTAGGATACATATACGTGTTATCAAAAAACACTAACTTACTGTGAGCTTGTTTGCTAGCCTTAATCACATTATCCAGCATCCCTAAAAATTGCTGCTCCATTATGTCAGAGTTCATAGGTAACCCAGCCGTAAAGTAGACAATTTCACTACCTTCAATAGCGGTTAATGTTTCATTATAATCTAGCAAGTTAGCAGCCACAGTCTGATCACTGGGATGAATTTGTTTGGGATGTCGACTAACCAATCGGAGTTCCTTCGTATAGTTTTGATATAATTCTTCAGCTAATTCGTGACCGATTTGGCCATTACTACCTAAAATTGTTTGCATTTAATTTACTCCTTGAAAATTCGTTTAATAGTTTAATCGTTTGAACCATTTAATCAAAAAAATATTACTTAATGTTTTTAATCAATAACTTAGCAACGGAACGCGCAGAAAACGGATTTTGACCAGTAATGACATGTCCATCTTGAATGGCGAAGTCCTTATATGCCCGTTTTTGTTGAAAAGTTGCTCCGCGTTTTTCAGCTTCGTCCTTGTTAAAAAATGGGACGACCGACCGTTTACCTGCTAACAGCTCTTCACTCTTGGTAAATCCTGTAATTGTTTTACCTGAGATCAAATAATCATTATTGTTATCTTTGATATTCAATAGGCCGGCAACTCCATGGCAAACTGATGTCACATAACCATTTTGATGATATATGGCCATCGCAATTGATTGTAATTCTTGATTATCTGGGAAATCCCACATCACACCGTGCCCACCCGCATAATAAATTGCGAAGTAGTCATCTGGATTAATCTCACTGGGTCTCATGGTCTGACTAAGAGCACGATTCTTAAAGTCGGAAGTTTCATAAAACTCCATAATTGATTCATCAACGTACTTCATACTTCGGGGATCAAGCGGCACAAAACCACCCTTTGGACTAACATAATCCACCTCAATGCCTTCCTTTTGTAACTCTTCAGCAAATTCAGTGGCCTCTCCCAGCCAAAGTCCAGTAGCGTCATGTGTGCCAGCGTATCTAGTTACATTTGTTTCCACGATTAATACTTTTTTCATTCTCGGCCACTCTCCTTGATGATTGTCTTTACGTTACTGATCAGGTCCTGTAATTGATTGATTTGGGTAAGATCATGCGACAGATAATAGTAATTCTTAGTACCTTCACTGCGTCTTTCAATTAATTTGGCTTGCATCAAAATCTTAATATGATGGGAAATTGCCGGCCGTGAAAGATTAGTCGCCTCAGTTAGGTCAGTGACTCTTAAACCCTCAATACCATTTTCTGCGGCCATCAATTCGATCAAAATTGCTTGGCGTTTCTCATCGCCTAATGCAACCAAAAAGTCACTTAAATTAGTTAGTTTAGATTGAATTACACTTAAGTCTTGCATAATCATTTTTCCTTTGGTTTAATATTTTAAACCATTAAACCATCTATTGTGGATGGTGTCAAACAATTTGATGTCAGATTAATCCAGCAAGCCAATCATTAACAGTTTTTTCAATCTCGACCTATAATTATTGTATAAATTGTTTGGGAGGTTTTATTATGGCAGTTTTAACTGATGATATGAAAAAATTAATCGCTGATTCATTTGCGTTCATTGCAACGGTTGACGAGAATGGTAACCCCCAGGTTGGTCCTAAGGGAACCATGCGTATCTTTGATGATGAACACTTGATCTACAACGAACAGACTGGTCATCAAGCATGGCACAATTTACAAGAAAATCACAAAATCGCAGTTGCTTTTCACCCACATCCAGGAATGAAGGGGATCCGTGTTGAAGGTCGAGCAGTTATTCATCAAGGAGACCAAATTCACACTGATGCTCAAGCTTATGCAACTGAGAACAAATTACCAGATGTTATTGCCGCAATCGTTATCTCAATTGACCGTATCGTCAGCTTAGATGCTGGTCCTAATGCCGGAATTGAAATTATTAATGATCCAGTTAAATAAAACTTAAACGCAATAAAAGCACTTATCAAGTTAAGCATTCATAACTTGATAAGTGCTTTTATTATTTATAGAACGCAGCCGTCTTTAACAATGAGAATAATCATTTTATTGTTGACTTTTTCCAATTAAATCACCGAATCTAAATCAATGATTTTTAATTTACGCCGAGATTTCCGCTCAATAAATGATTGCTTTTCCCATTTTGCAAAAATTCGACTAATTGTTTCAGGTGTAGTACCTAATAATGAAGCTAAATCTGCCTGCGTAATTGGCAACGTAAATGGATTCTCACCAATGCTTGCGGCAGTATCCTCTAGATAGCTTGCTAACCGGACATCAACATGCTCGGTATTAGTCGAAGTTGTATTTTCTTCTAAGTTACTTAATCGAGTACCCAATACATCCAACACATTGACACTTAGTTGCGGCATCGTCAGTAATATTTTTTGAAATTCATCCCGATTGATTGAACAAACAGTCGTTGGCATCAAAACTTTGGCAGCAGAAGTGTGAGTTAACTTACTAATTAAAGCTGCCTCACCATTAATGTCGCCAGCCTGTAACAGGTATAACAATTGCTCTTTACCATCGGACGTTGTTTGAATGACCTTTGCTTGGCCACTTGCAATAATTGACAGCTCGTTTATTGGCTTACCCTGCTGATACAGAAATTCACCAGCTTCATAACGACGGTGATTAACAATTGCTTCAATTGATTGCGCTTGATTTTCATCTAAATTTTTAAAAATTGGCACTAACGAAACGCAGTGATGCTTAGAAATTTCATCCATTACGTACCTCATCCTAACTAAAATTAATTTTCTGGCATTATTTTATCCCAAACTTGATCTGGGTCAATTTCATTTATTCCATGATAACAGATAATAAGGTCATCAAAGAAAATAACTAATTTTAAAGGAGATAATCATCATGTCAAAAAAAGTAATTATGCAACTCGATACCTTAACTTGCCCTAGCTGTATGACTAAAATTGATCAATCGCTTCGAAAACAGTCTGGTGTGGAAGATGTCAAAGTATTGTTCAATGCAAGCAAAATCAAGGCGACCATCAATGATGAAACTAATGGCGATAATCTGGTTAAGGCCGTTACTAGTCTTGGCTATAACGTTAAAACTATGAAAGAAAAAGGTGAATAATAATGACTACTATCACTGAAAAATGGCAAGCAGAACAGGCTCAATCAGAAATTGACCATCATACTCCTACTGCAGGAGCAATGACTGGCCACATTCTAGCAAATCTCCGAAAATTATCGACTAAACTAATTCAATTCAATTTGTACATCAAGGGTTCTAACTATCAAAGTGATCAACAATTAATTAGTGAGTTTCGGACGGCAATCGACAATGAATTTATCTCAATTGGGAATCGCTTAATTGAGTGGAACGAGAAACCGGCCTCAACCACCGCTGAATTCGAAGAGTATTCTATGATCACCGAAGCTGGAGAAAATAAATATCTTAGTGCAGATGAAATGCTATCAATGATTGTTGCTGATATTCAAACTAGTCAAATGTTTATTGGCCGTGCGATTAAGTTATCGAATAATGAAGAAAAATTCAGTCTTGCCAGCAATATCACTAACCTCCAATCAATAATGAATTCTTATAACAGAAAATTCCAAGCTCGCTTAGGTAATGAACCACTTGAAGGCTATTTAGATGAAGATGAAGACGACAAGGAGGATTAGCGCATGGCTAAACTACTTAATCAATTTAATAAGTATTGGACGCAATTAACCTTATGGTCTGCAATACTGTTGCTCCTTGGATTTGGATTTCGGGTTGCGGGACTAACCTTGATTACGAATACTTTATTTGCCATCGTCACCATCATTGCTGGATTACCCACAATTCTCCGCGCCATCTCGGCCCTTAATGCTAGAGTAATCAGTATTGAGCTCTTGGTTTCAATTGCTGTAATTGGCGCAGTAATTATTCAAGAATTTGAAGAGTCTGCAGTTGTCACCTTCTTATTCATCTTGGGGAATTTCCTCGAACAACGAACTTTAAACCGGACTCACAAATCAATTAAGGAATTAACTGAAAGTGCTCCTAAAACCGCCCTATTGTTAAATGATAATACTGAACCTAAATCAATCGACGTTGACGAGATTGAAGTTGATGATAAGATCCTAGTGCGAGTTGGCGATCAAGTCCCTGTCGACGGTAATATTTTAACCGGGTCAACTTTATTGGATGAAGCCACCGTCACTGGTGAATCGATTAGTACGCAAAAACAGCCTGGCGATGCGGTCTACATGGGAACTACTAATCAGGAGGCCACAATTACCGTTAAGGCTACTAGAGTCGGCGAAGACACAACCTTCGGTAAAATCATTGAACTAGTGGAAGATGCTCAAGATAATCAAGCTCCCGCCGCTAAGTTCATTGATAAGTTTGCGAAATACTACACTCCTGCTGTTTTGATTATCGCTGCGATGATCTTTTTATTCTTTAAAGATTTTCGACTAGCCATTACGTTTTTAGTTCTCGGCTGTCCGGGAGCATTAGTAATTGGCGCGCCAGTCTCTAACGTTGCTGGGATTGGTCGTGGCGCCCAAAGTAAGATATTAGTTAAGGGTGGTAGCGTGATGGATGAGCTAAATAATATCGACACGCTGTTGTTTGACAAGACCGGTACGATTACGACTGGCCATCCCAGCGTTAGTCAACTTTATCAATATGATGATCATGAAAACTGGTTGCTAATTGCCAGCCAAATGGAACAAACTTCCACCCATCCATTAGGAACAGCAATTGTTAAATACGCCCAACAATCAACTGATAATATTAACCAATCGTTAGATACTAAAACCATCAATGGTGTTGGAATTACTGCTGAATATAATCAGCAAACCATCTGGTTAGGCAGTCCAACCGTCTTAGAAACTAGCCACGTGATCTTAACCGACGAGCAAACTAAACAACTAAGAGGTCTACAAGAATCTGGCAATTCAATTGTCCTAATGATGGCTGACCAAACATTAGTAATAATGTTTGGGATTATTGATCAGCTCCGCCCTGGAGTTAAGGATGTTTTAAATGCTTTACGCAGATACGGAATCAAAAAATTTGCAATGCTAACTGGTGATAACAAAAAAAACGCCAAGCAGATTGGTAAATTGATTCAGGTCGACGATGTTCGGGCAGAGCTAATGCCCACTGATAAAGTAGGCATACTAGAGTCAGAGCAAGCCAATGGCCGCGAGGTTCTGTTTATTGGTGATGGAATTAACGATGCCCCTGCCATTGCCAAAGCCAACGTCGGAATTGCTATGGGTAGTGGAACTGATACCGCAATTGAAACCTCTGATGTGGTATTAATCGATTCGGACTTTGATAACATTTTTAAAGCAAAAAAATTAGCTCGAATAACTATTAACAACATGCGACAAAATATCGTCATTGCAATCGCCACTGTGTTAGTCTTACTTGTCGGATTACTCACCAATTATGTTGATATGGCAACAGGTATGTTCGTCCATGAGGCTAGTATTTTAGTAGTTATCTTAAATGCAACGCGTATTTTAAAAATAAAATTATAGTTAAAGCCACTCATTAAACATTATAATGAATGGTTTTTGAATACACTTAAATTGAATGACATAAATCAGTTGACAAAAGATAGGGTTATCTTTTATAATTAATCCACATTAAAGATAACTCTATCTTTAAACTAAAAACAAATTAAAGAGGAATTTAAACATGAAAATTTTTGTTACCGGAGCAACCGGATTTATTGGCTCAGCTGTAGTTGATGAACTACTTCGTCGTAATCACACAGTTATCGGACTAGCTCGTTCTGATAAATCAGCTCAAAAATTAGCTGATAAGGACATTGAAATTGTTCGGGGAAGTCTAACAGATACTGACATCTTAACAGAAGGTGCTAAAAACAGTGATGGTGTTATTCATCTTGGTTTTAATAACAACTTTGATGACATGGCTGGAGCTGTTGAACAAGACGTTAATGCTGTTAACGCTCTTGGTAATGGACTTATTGGAACCAATAAACCGTTCGTTAATACTTCAGGTACTTTGATGGTGGCTTACCAAGGCCGTCCCGCAACTGAAGACGACGCCGGTAACGACAAAGAGCTAAGAAGCCGCTCAGAAAAGACCGCATTAGGATTTGCTACTAAAGGAGTGCGCGCAACAGCCGTTCGTTTAGCACCCACTGTTCACGATGCGACCCGGCAAGGATTAGCAACGGTCGCTTCTCAAATTGCTATAAAAAACGGTGCCGCGGCATACTTTAACGGCGGAACTAATGAATGGCCCGCAGTTCACAGATTGGACGCTGCAGTTCTTTTTGTCGACGCCCTCGAAAAAGGCCAGGCCGGTTCAGCTTACAATGCTGTTGCCGAAACAGGTATTCCATTCAAAGATATTGCAACTACGATAAGTACAACACTCGGATTGCCTTTAAAATCGTTAACCAGTGATGATGCCATTGAATACGCTGGACCATTTCTTAGCAATACATTGCAGAGCAATAACCCCACTAGCAGTGATAAAACGCAACGAGAACTTAACTGGCACCCAACTCAACCAGGATTGCTTGCGGATTTGCAGTCTTTCTTATCAGATTCGAAGAACGTTGAATATTTGAAAAATAACTAATTTATTTTGATCAGCCATAACTTCTTTTAGAAGCTATGGCTTTTTTGTACTCAAATAAAAAAAGCTCAATTCATAAATGAATTGAGCAGATAAAAATATTAATCGATGATTTTTAACATTTGATCAGTTGCTACCCGATCACTCCGATAGGCATTTAAATTCTTGTCACTTTTTTCATATCCTAAAGCCACGCCCATTGCAACCACCTTATTTGCAGGCATCCCCAACTCATCACGAATCACGTCCGGGTATTTAACTAATTCATAAGATGCCAATGATTGCACACCTCGACCAGTTGCGGCTAACATTAAGGTTTCCGAAAATGCTCCCAAGTCATAAATTGACCAATTATTAGGATCAGCATCCAATACCAAATAAGCAATTGCTGGTGCGCGTACAAAGTGCTCCTACTATCCCAATAAGTGTCAGGATCAGATTCAATCACAGGCCTAAAGGTCCCGACCCGATGACCCATATTCTGACTAGCAAAAGATGAAAAGTCACCCATGTGAACTTTAGATAAATCCGCATTTTCGGCAAGCCCATCTTCCGAACCAGTAGCAAAAAGGTCTTTGATGTTGGCTAAACTTTTACCCGTTGCAATGTACACATTCCAAGGCTGAGAGTTACCCCATGATGGTGTGTGTTGAGCATCAGCAACAATTTTAGTTAATGTATCTTTATCAACTGGACGATCTTCAAAAGCTCTCGTTGAGTGTCTAGTCTGAATTGCTTGTAAAACGTCCATTTTAAATTCCTCCGTGCTAATTAATCCGCATTGCATCCCAAATAAATTGATAAATGGTTTCAAATTTATATTCTGATTTAGAATATTTATTTTCAATGATGTTATTAGTATGTCGATGAATCGTTGAAAATACGATTCCCATATGAAAATTAATTGGTAACTTCTTGATTACTTGATTATCCATAGCTTCCTGTAATAACTCATGAACGATATCGTTCGGTGAATCACTAATGACTAATCCATCATCTTCACCCATCAAAAACTTTATTTGTTCAATCAAATTCATGCTGTCAGGATTGGTTAGTGAATAATCATAAACTTGTTCAATGTAATATCTAATTCTATTTTCAATATCGATATCGTGGTTTCTTAATTCAGCAATATCTGTAGTATTGATAATGCGATCCCTTTCTCTGTTATACACACTGTCCAATAATGCCTGCTTATCTTTAAAATATAAATAAACGTTGGATTGAGCAATGTGAGCCAACTTGGCTACTTTAGTCGTCGAAACGCTAACGGCTCCTTCAGTTAAAATGATTTTAGCAACTGCATCTTGAATAATAGTTTGCTTGTTCATATCTTTTTTCTTCATGCAGATATTATAAAAGATAACTCTATCTTTTACAAGTGGAAATTGATAGAAAACCAATCCTAAATAATTAATTAATACTCTTGCTTTTAATCAGAAAGCTAGTAGAATGCTTAATCAAATAAATAAATTATCGGAGGAATCCTAATTGACACTTAATCTTTTTAATCGTAACCCGTTAAGGCTTTTCTTTCCAACAATCTTGTTGTTAGTTGGTATTGCTTTAACTTGGCGATTACTTGTGTTCATTCCAGTAATCCTAGCTGTCATAGGATTATTCATATTTGCTAGACATCAATTTAAAAAATTTACTGCTAACCGTGTTAAAAATAATGCTAAAACTAAAACCGCAGACTTCGAGATCATAGATGATGACTCACCTCATCCAGAGCGAAAAATATTAACCGATGTTGAAGAATATTAAAAAACAGCCACATGAATAATGTGGCTGTTTTTTTGTGTTTAATCACGAATTATCAAGTATTGATATTTTAGAAAAAATCGTGTAACCTGAATGAATTATCTTCGAAAAGGAGCTGAATACAATGGCTGAATACGCAGTCTTTATTTCAATTGCCACTGTAAGTGGCTTAGGACGTTCTTCCGTATATTAAATATTAAGGAGAATTAACGTGAATAACGTCCGTAAACAAACGCCAGCGATTATGTTAATTATTGCATTAGTTGGCTTTCCACAAATCAGTGAATCCATATTCACTCCTGCATTACCTAATATTAGTAAGCTTATGCTGGTCAGTGCCAAAACCAGTCAATTAACGATGAGTAGCTATTTCATCGGATTTGCCTTTGGGGTTCTTTTTTGGGGCAGATTATCAGATTACCTTGGGCGCCGTCCTGCCATGATTCTAGGAATTGCTACGTATCTAATTGGCAATATCGGTCTATTAATGTCTGGTAATTTTAATTTATTTATGACATTCCGAATAGTTCAAGCTTTTGGAGCAGCATCAGGATCAGTCATTACTCAAACTATCATGCGCGAATCATTCAGCGGCATTGAAAGCGAAAAAATCTTTGCTAAAGTTAGTGCTGCCATGGCACTCTCGCCAGCACTAGGGCCTCTACTCGGCGGTGGTATACTAACATACTCTAAAAGTTATCACAGTATCTTCAATTTATTAATCGGTATGGCACTCATCCTGATCATCATGGTGTCTATAAAGCTACCAGAAACTCGGGTTATTAGAACTAATGTCAAAGTAGTTTCATGGCAATCTACTGCGTGGCAAATGGTAAAAAGCCCCAAAGTCTGGTTCTTTTGTCTGTTGATAAGTGGCATCAATGGGATTTTATTTAGCTATTATGCTGAAGTCCCATTTATTTTTGAAAAACACTTTGGATTAACCGCCTTTCAATATGGTTGGCTGGGATTAATAATCGGCGCCGCTAGTATTGTTGGCGCAATACTTACTAATCATTTTGCCAGCCATACATCACCAGAGAAAATTGTCGACCTGGGTTTAACTATTTCATTAGCTGGGACACTCATCATTTTTGTTACCACTAATAACCTAATCTTATTTTTAGTATCCGTATTTATAACTTTCATTGGTATTAACATTGTTCTGCCAATTGCATTAAGTCGCGCTTTAATCGGATTTGAAGATGTTATTGGTACTGCCAGTGGCTTACTGAGCTTCATCTATTATCTAGTCATTAGTGCCTTTACGTACTTAATGAGTTATATGCATGACGGAACTGCATTTTCACTCCCTAGATATTTATTGATAATAATTACGTTGATGATTTCTGGACGAATAATTGTCATTGTTATCAATCGCAGGAAGTAAAATCACAAATTGAGCTACTGACTATGCCAACGTTA encodes:
- a CDS encoding multidrug effflux MFS transporter, coding for MNNVRKQTPAIMLIIALVGFPQISESIFTPALPNISKLMLVSAKTSQLTMSSYFIGFAFGVLFWGRLSDYLGRRPAMILGIATYLIGNIGLLMSGNFNLFMTFRIVQAFGAASGSVITQTIMRESFSGIESEKIFAKVSAAMALSPALGPLLGGGILTYSKSYHSIFNLLIGMALILIIMVSIKLPETRVIRTNVKVVSWQSTAWQMVKSPKVWFFCLLISGINGILFSYYAEVPFIFEKHFGLTAFQYGWLGLIIGAASIVGAILTNHFASHTSPEKIVDLGLTISLAGTLIIFVTTNNLILFLVSVFITFIGINIVLPIALSRALIGFEDVIGTASGLLSFIYYLVISAFTYLMSYMHDGTAFSLPRYLLIIITLMISGRIIVIVINRRK